A genomic segment from Thiomicrorhabdus aquaedulcis encodes:
- the trxC gene encoding thioredoxin TrxC, protein MIIMCPHCGGLNRVADEKLAQPARCGKCQNNLFIGKPIEMTGEQFLRALAKTDQPLVVDFWAPWCGPCKSFAPTFAQAAAQLEPKTHARFIKINTENEPAISQQFNIRSIPTLAIFKGGKELNRMSGALDLGGFSRWVEQTLR, encoded by the coding sequence ATGATTATTATGTGTCCGCATTGTGGTGGTTTAAACCGCGTGGCCGATGAGAAATTGGCGCAACCGGCGCGCTGTGGCAAGTGCCAAAATAATTTGTTTATTGGCAAACCTATTGAAATGACTGGCGAGCAGTTTTTGCGCGCTTTGGCCAAAACCGATCAGCCGTTGGTGGTGGACTTTTGGGCGCCGTGGTGCGGGCCGTGCAAAAGTTTTGCCCCCACATTTGCCCAAGCCGCCGCCCAGTTAGAACCTAAAACCCACGCGCGCTTTATTAAAATTAACACCGAAAACGAACCAGCAATTTCTCAGCAATTTAACATTCGCTCGATTCCCACCTTGGCGATTTTTAAAGGCGGCAAAGAGCTTAATCGTATGTCGGGCGCGTTGGATTTAGGTGGCTTTAGTCGCTGGGTTGAGCAAACTTTACGTTAA